A portion of the Flavobacterium magnum genome contains these proteins:
- a CDS encoding ribonuclease HII, translated as MLLGNFSEFLLESGTDEAGRGCLAGPVTAAAVLLPTGFRHELLNDSKQLTEKQRQYLRPIIEEHAISFAVTHLDPLTIDEINILNASIKAMQDSVLKLNPLPLYIIVDGNRFKPLSNIPHSCIVKGDSKYLSIAAASVLAKTYRDEYMETLHQEFPMYNWKQNKGYPTAEHRQAIAAFGPTKHHRMSFRLLPEEQLEFNLDLEL; from the coding sequence ATGCTTCTGGGGAATTTTTCAGAGTTTTTATTGGAGTCAGGGACCGATGAAGCCGGTCGTGGCTGCCTTGCGGGCCCTGTGACCGCAGCTGCCGTGCTATTGCCAACAGGTTTCAGGCACGAATTGCTGAATGATTCCAAACAGCTTACCGAGAAACAGCGGCAATATCTTCGGCCGATTATCGAGGAACATGCGATCAGTTTCGCCGTGACCCATCTGGACCCATTGACGATTGACGAAATCAACATCCTCAACGCCTCGATTAAGGCCATGCAGGATTCGGTTTTAAAACTCAATCCGTTACCTTTATATATTATAGTAGATGGGAATCGGTTCAAACCCCTCAGCAACATCCCCCACAGCTGCATTGTTAAAGGCGACTCAAAGTACCTGAGCATCGCAGCGGCATCGGTGCTCGCAAAAACTTACCGCGACGAGTATATGGAAACCTTGCACCAGGAATTTCCCATGTACAATTGGAAACAAAATAAGGGCTATCCCACAGCCGAACACCGGCAGGCGATTGCTGCTTTTGGGCCGACAAAGCACCACAGGATGAGTTTCAGGCTATTGCCCGAAGAACAATTGGAATTCAACCTTGATCTTGAATTGTAA
- the lipB gene encoding lipoyl(octanoyl) transferase LipB, translating to MPQNKAVRVEDLGLVDYKEAWDYQERLFGEIVDLKIRNRREDLSLETPNHFLFVEHPHVYTLGKSGDLGNLLLNESQLEAKGATFYRINRGGDITYHGPGQIVGYPILDLENFFMDIHKYLRFLEEAVILTLADYGLHCSRSEGETGVWLGVGTPFARKICAMGVRASRWVTMHGFALNVNADLGYFDNIIPCGIRGKAVTSLHVELGVDSVDEQGVKEKILRHFAALFEASYTR from the coding sequence ATGCCACAAAATAAAGCCGTACGTGTCGAAGATCTTGGACTAGTCGATTATAAGGAGGCCTGGGACTATCAGGAACGGCTCTTTGGAGAGATTGTTGATTTAAAAATCAGGAACCGCAGGGAGGATCTCAGCCTTGAAACACCAAATCACTTCTTGTTCGTAGAGCATCCGCATGTGTATACATTAGGAAAAAGCGGCGACCTGGGCAATTTGTTGCTCAACGAGTCACAATTGGAGGCCAAGGGAGCAACTTTTTATCGCATCAACCGTGGCGGTGACATCACTTACCACGGTCCCGGGCAGATTGTGGGCTATCCTATCCTGGACCTGGAAAATTTCTTCATGGACATCCATAAATATTTACGCTTTCTGGAGGAAGCTGTCATACTTACACTCGCTGACTACGGACTTCACTGCAGCAGGAGTGAAGGTGAAACAGGTGTTTGGCTGGGCGTCGGAACACCATTTGCCAGGAAAATATGCGCCATGGGCGTACGGGCGTCCCGCTGGGTGACCATGCACGGATTTGCCCTGAATGTGAACGCCGACCTCGGTTATTTCGACAATATCATACCGTGCGGGATCCGCGGTAAAGCCGTGACCTCACTTCATGTAGAGCTGGGTGTTGACAGTGTGGACGAGCAGGGGGTGAAGGAAAAAATCCTGAGACATTTTGCCGCGCTGTTTGAGGCATCCTATACCCGATAA
- the lysS gene encoding lysine--tRNA ligase produces the protein MALSEQEVLRREALQELRDLGIEPYPANEFTTTAYSSQILNNFEHYEGKEVVLAGRLMGKRKMGKASFAELKDSEGRIQLYVSRDDISTDAENTMYTTVFLRLLDIGDFIGIEGKVFRTQVGEISVHVTKLTVLAKALKPLPVVKTDADGVVHDAFADAEQRYRRRYVDLTVNDHVKETFIKRTKLFNAMREFFNAKGYLEVETPVLQPIPGGAAARPFMTHHNALDVPLYMRIANELYLKRLIVGGFEGVYEFSKNFRNEGMDRTHNPEFTAMEIYVAYKDYNWMMAFTEKLLEHCAMAVNGTTEATFGEHKVNFRAPYPRVTMTDAIKQYTGFDISGKSEAELFEAARSMGIEVDATMGKGKLIDEIFGAKCEGNFIQPTFITDYPKEMSPLCKQHRDNPELTERFELMVCGKEVANAYSELNDPIDQKERFEHQLQLAEKGDDEATQFIDYDFLRALEYGMPPTSGLGIGMDRLIMFLTNNASIQEVLFFPQMRPEKKQIQVELSDEEKLIVSLLQANEGKMDLASLKIKTELSGKKWDAATKALSKHGMIRVAVEGDFKTMELVS, from the coding sequence ATGGCATTATCCGAACAGGAAGTCCTTCGCAGGGAAGCGCTTCAGGAATTGCGCGACCTGGGCATCGAGCCTTATCCCGCAAATGAATTTACCACGACTGCGTACTCATCGCAAATCCTCAACAACTTTGAACACTACGAAGGGAAAGAGGTCGTTTTGGCCGGAAGGCTGATGGGAAAGCGAAAGATGGGTAAGGCTTCCTTTGCAGAGCTAAAGGATTCGGAAGGCCGCATACAACTTTATGTATCGCGCGACGACATTTCCACGGATGCCGAGAATACGATGTATACCACGGTGTTCCTTCGCTTGCTGGATATCGGCGACTTCATCGGTATTGAAGGAAAGGTATTCAGGACACAGGTAGGCGAAATTTCGGTTCATGTTACCAAACTGACCGTGCTCGCAAAAGCCCTGAAGCCGCTTCCGGTGGTAAAAACTGACGCCGACGGTGTGGTACACGACGCTTTCGCAGATGCTGAACAAAGGTACCGCCGGCGTTATGTGGACCTCACCGTAAATGACCATGTGAAAGAGACGTTCATCAAGCGAACAAAACTGTTCAACGCCATGCGTGAGTTCTTCAATGCCAAAGGGTATCTCGAAGTGGAAACGCCGGTCCTCCAACCGATTCCGGGCGGTGCCGCCGCACGACCGTTCATGACGCACCACAATGCACTGGACGTGCCGCTGTACATGAGGATTGCCAATGAATTGTACCTGAAAAGACTTATCGTCGGCGGATTTGAAGGCGTATACGAGTTTTCAAAAAATTTCCGCAATGAAGGAATGGACCGTACGCACAACCCCGAGTTCACCGCTATGGAAATTTACGTCGCCTATAAGGATTACAACTGGATGATGGCCTTTACCGAAAAACTGCTTGAACATTGCGCGATGGCTGTTAACGGTACGACAGAAGCTACTTTCGGGGAACATAAGGTGAACTTCAGGGCGCCCTACCCGCGCGTTACTATGACCGATGCGATAAAACAGTACACCGGTTTCGATATTTCTGGGAAAAGTGAAGCGGAATTGTTCGAAGCCGCGAGGAGCATGGGCATAGAGGTGGATGCGACGATGGGCAAAGGAAAACTGATTGATGAAATCTTCGGGGCCAAATGCGAAGGGAACTTCATCCAGCCTACTTTTATCACCGATTATCCAAAAGAGATGAGCCCGCTTTGCAAGCAGCACCGCGACAATCCTGAGTTAACAGAGCGTTTTGAGCTGATGGTCTGCGGCAAGGAAGTCGCCAACGCCTATTCGGAACTTAATGACCCTATTGACCAGAAAGAACGTTTTGAACACCAACTCCAGCTGGCTGAAAAAGGCGATGATGAAGCAACACAGTTTATCGATTACGATTTCCTGCGCGCGTTGGAGTACGGCATGCCGCCAACATCAGGTCTCGGTATCGGTATGGACCGCCTGATCATGTTCCTGACCAATAACGCCTCGATACAGGAGGTTTTATTCTTCCCGCAGATGCGCCCTGAAAAGAAACAAATACAGGTCGAGCTTTCCGATGAAGAAAAATTGATAGTATCCCTATTGCAGGCGAACGAGGGCAAAATGGATCTCGCTAGCCTAAAAATTAAAACCGAACTCAGCGGAAAGAAATGGGACGCGGCCACTAAGGCCCTGTCTAAACACGGCATGATCCGGGTTGCCGTCGAAGGCGACTTCAAAACAATGGAACTCGTCAGTTAA
- the hemL gene encoding glutamate-1-semialdehyde 2,1-aminomutase, with the protein MLYQRSSRLFAEAEKVIPGGVNSPVRAFRAVGGTPIFVKSAKGAYLYDEDGNRLIDYINSWGPMILGHAYDPVVEAITEKAKLGTSFGMPTELETEIAALAVSMVPGIDKIRFVNSGTEACMSAVRLARGFTKRDKIIKFAGCYHGHSDSFLIQAGSGAITFGTPNSPGVTAGTAKDTLLATYNDLDNVRRLIDANPKEIAAIIIEPVAGNMGCIAPAEGFLEGLRALCDADGILLIFDEVMTGFRLAKGGAQELFSIQADIVAFGKVIGGGLPVGAFAARAEIMNYLAPLGPVYQAGTLSGNPLAMAAGLAMLRQLNADGNIFNRLEEKTAYLEKGIREVLTAHAIAHTINRVGSMISVHFDHRPVTDFKSAGNGDNERFRKFFHGLVEAGVYIAPSAYETWFISDALTYDDLDFTIAAIDKVAKSLI; encoded by the coding sequence ATGTTATACCAAAGAAGCAGCCGGCTTTTCGCCGAAGCGGAAAAAGTCATTCCAGGTGGCGTAAATTCTCCGGTGCGTGCCTTCCGCGCGGTTGGAGGTACGCCAATATTTGTAAAAAGTGCCAAAGGGGCGTATTTATATGATGAAGACGGCAACCGACTTATCGATTATATTAACTCGTGGGGCCCGATGATTTTAGGCCACGCCTATGATCCGGTGGTAGAAGCCATAACCGAAAAGGCAAAATTGGGGACCTCTTTCGGGATGCCCACCGAGCTCGAGACAGAGATTGCTGCTTTGGCCGTAAGCATGGTGCCGGGTATTGACAAGATCCGCTTCGTAAACTCGGGTACCGAAGCCTGTATGAGCGCTGTGCGCCTGGCGCGCGGTTTCACAAAAAGGGACAAAATCATCAAGTTTGCGGGCTGTTACCACGGCCATTCAGACTCATTCCTGATACAGGCAGGAAGCGGCGCAATCACTTTCGGTACGCCAAACAGTCCGGGTGTCACTGCCGGCACTGCGAAAGACACGCTTTTGGCCACATACAATGACCTTGACAATGTGAGGCGCCTCATTGATGCCAATCCGAAGGAAATAGCCGCCATCATTATAGAGCCGGTGGCAGGCAATATGGGCTGTATCGCGCCCGCGGAAGGCTTTTTGGAAGGGCTTCGCGCGCTGTGCGATGCAGACGGGATCCTGCTGATCTTTGATGAAGTGATGACGGGTTTTCGCCTTGCAAAGGGCGGTGCCCAGGAATTGTTCAGCATCCAGGCGGATATTGTTGCTTTTGGGAAAGTGATTGGGGGCGGGCTACCGGTAGGTGCCTTCGCGGCACGTGCCGAAATCATGAATTATCTTGCGCCTTTAGGCCCGGTGTATCAGGCAGGGACTTTGTCCGGGAATCCGTTGGCGATGGCCGCCGGTCTGGCGATGCTCCGTCAACTCAATGCCGACGGGAACATTTTCAACAGGCTTGAGGAAAAGACCGCGTATCTTGAGAAAGGAATCCGTGAGGTATTGACAGCCCACGCTATTGCGCATACCATAAACCGGGTAGGATCAATGATATCAGTACATTTTGACCACCGCCCGGTAACCGATTTTAAATCAGCCGGAAATGGTGACAATGAACGCTTCAGGAAATTCTTTCACGGACTGGTTGAGGCAGGCGTTTACATTGCGCCATCTGCTTATGAAACCTGGTTCATCAGTGACGCGCTCACGTATGATGACCTTGATTTTACGATTGCGGCGATTGATAAAGTTGCGAAAAGCCTGATATAA